Proteins from a single region of Pirellulales bacterium:
- the metK gene encoding methionine adenosyltransferase, whose translation MASGKYLFTSESVSMGHPDKLADQISDGVLDALLAGDPMSRVACETMVTTGIAIVAGEITTKAKVDFSDIVRQVINEVGYTDDRMGICGDTCAVMVAIDKQSPDIAMGVNENAAAGKETGAGDQGLMFGYACNDTPELMPLPIALAHRITNELTAARRRGDVEWLRPDSKSQVTVEYDGDRPLRIDTVVVSTQHGPKVSQQEIRDFVINKVIKPVLPRDLANGDITYHINPTGRFEVGGPQGDCGLTGRKIIVDTYGGWGRHGGGAFSGKDPTKVDRSAAYMARHVAKNIVAAKLAERCEVQLAYAIGVADPVSVHVDTAGTGRLDDARICELVRDLFPLKPGKIIEYLDLRRPIYRLTAAGGHFGRSEPEFTWESTKRASELAKAAGSEAVAR comes from the coding sequence GTGGCATCGGGAAAATACCTGTTCACCAGTGAATCGGTCAGCATGGGGCATCCTGACAAGCTCGCTGACCAGATTTCGGATGGCGTGCTCGATGCTCTGCTGGCCGGCGATCCTATGAGCCGCGTGGCCTGCGAGACGATGGTCACCACGGGCATTGCCATCGTAGCCGGCGAGATCACGACCAAGGCCAAGGTCGACTTCTCCGACATCGTGCGTCAAGTCATCAACGAGGTCGGTTACACCGACGATCGGATGGGCATCTGCGGCGACACCTGCGCCGTGATGGTGGCAATCGACAAGCAAAGCCCGGATATCGCCATGGGCGTCAACGAGAACGCGGCGGCGGGCAAGGAAACGGGCGCCGGCGACCAGGGCTTGATGTTTGGTTACGCCTGCAACGACACCCCCGAACTGATGCCGCTGCCGATTGCCTTGGCCCATCGCATCACGAATGAATTGACCGCGGCCCGGCGTCGTGGCGACGTCGAGTGGTTGCGTCCGGACAGCAAGAGCCAGGTGACGGTCGAGTACGACGGCGACCGGCCGCTGCGGATCGACACGGTTGTGGTTTCGACGCAGCATGGCCCGAAGGTCAGCCAGCAAGAGATCCGCGACTTCGTGATCAATAAGGTCATCAAGCCGGTGCTGCCGCGCGACCTGGCCAACGGCGACATCACCTATCACATCAATCCGACCGGTCGTTTCGAGGTCGGCGGCCCGCAGGGTGATTGCGGTCTGACCGGGCGCAAGATCATCGTCGACACCTACGGCGGTTGGGGCCGTCACGGCGGCGGTGCTTTCAGCGGCAAGGACCCGACGAAGGTCGATCGTAGCGCGGCCTACATGGCCCGTCACGTGGCCAAGAACATCGTGGCCGCCAAACTGGCTGAGCGCTGCGAAGTGCAGTTGGCCTACGCCATCGGCGTGGCCGATCCTGTGAGCGTACACGTGGATACCGCGGGCACCGGCCGATTGGACGACGCGCGGATTTGTGAGCTGGTGCGCGACCTGTTCCCGCTCAAGCCGGGCAAGATCATCGAGTACCTCGATCTGCGGCGGCCGATCTATCGGCTGACCGCGGCCGGCGGACATTTCGGCCGCAGCGAGCCGGAGTTCACTTGGGAGAGCACCAAGCGCGCCTCGGAACTGGCCAAGGCCGCCGGCAGCGAAGCGGTGGCTCGCTAG
- a CDS encoding carbonic anhydrase, with translation MDLIYRYDPFQPIAVNRPGTVEEAIQTLAAGNRRLVDLVSHMQRATLGETAEGEIVVPISPVSLGLPFFRGAILDQQPFAMVLGCSDARVPLESIFDQSFNEMFVVRIAGNALSTECVGSFTYGVRNFKKSLKIMVVLGHTGCGALTAAVDTYLAPNEYANIGFTHALRALVDGVMIAVRGAAKSIERCCGRDIAKHPNYRAALLDVAVYLNAAITALDLRRELQAVSDFDLPVYYGVCDLKTLLVTPVPVSPTTTEPDLRLAPQSVAGFIELGKEMVDVLVANGTLA, from the coding sequence GTGGATTTGATCTATCGATATGACCCTTTCCAGCCGATCGCGGTTAACCGGCCCGGCACCGTCGAGGAGGCCATCCAAACCCTGGCCGCCGGAAATCGCCGGCTGGTGGACCTGGTGAGCCACATGCAAAGGGCGACTCTGGGAGAAACGGCGGAGGGCGAGATCGTCGTGCCGATCAGCCCCGTCTCGTTGGGGTTGCCCTTTTTTCGCGGCGCGATCCTCGACCAGCAGCCGTTTGCCATGGTTTTGGGCTGTTCGGATGCGCGGGTGCCGTTGGAATCGATCTTCGACCAGAGCTTCAACGAAATGTTCGTCGTGCGCATCGCGGGTAACGCGCTGAGCACGGAATGCGTCGGCAGCTTTACCTATGGCGTGCGCAATTTCAAGAAATCGCTCAAAATCATGGTCGTGCTGGGTCATACCGGTTGCGGCGCGCTGACGGCCGCGGTCGATACCTATCTGGCACCCAACGAATACGCCAACATCGGCTTCACGCATGCGTTGCGGGCCCTGGTAGACGGCGTGATGATCGCGGTCCGCGGCGCGGCGAAGTCGATCGAGCGCTGCTGCGGCCGCGACATCGCCAAACATCCCAACTATCGCGCCGCGCTGTTGGACGTGGCGGTCTATCTGAACGCCGCGATTACGGCGCTCGACCTGCGCCGCGAACTGCAAGCCGTGTCGGATTTCGACCTGCCGGTGTACTACGGGGTGTGCGACTTGAAAACGCTGCTCGTGACCCCGGTGCCGGTCTCGCCCACGACGACCGAGCCCGATCTTCGCCTTGCTCCGCAAAGCGTCGCCGGCTTTATCGAGTTGGGGAAAGAAATGGTAGACGTGCTGGTGGCGAACGGCACACTGGCGTAA
- a CDS encoding carboxy terminal-processing peptidase yields the protein MRHILPAVRRLSLNRVSLAMLAMAATAPGVAWADPVGPTDDDHNVTKAVVQLLRSQHMSKHPLDNEIGHRFLDRYLKMLDPMKLYFQQQDVDSFKMRQDDLDELTRKGDVSFAYQVFNVFLQRVDECVKLADEILKDNLDFTVDEDMITDPDATHYARNKAEARDFWRKRIKYDLLVLKAGKTKKATTEHSPKDDTTPAEAAKPPEDPREKLSKRYHNFARRMHQYDSDELLEVYLTALSTAFDPHTSYMSKHTLENFEIEMRLQLDGIGAALMAGDDGYTQVTKVVPGGAADKDGRLKADDKVIGVGQGRDGPIEDIVNMKLSDVVQKIRGRRGTVVRLEVIPNGSSEKRVYDITRDEIKLTDSEARARIIDETKGGQTYKIGVIDLPSFYMDMEGARRDLPDFKSTTRDVRRILDDFKSKGVQAVVLDLRMNGGGSLPEAISLTGLFIDEGPVVQVKDSEGRVQQYDDLERGVAWDGPLVVLTSKFSASASEIFAGAIQDYHRGLVVGDKSTHGKGTVQSLLDLSRQFFGRIPNAPQLGALKITMQQFYRPDGDSTQNRGVVSDIELPSLTSVAAMGESDLDYALSFDKVDEVPYRRSPNVDSHLINQLTKLSAERRSGSTEFQGVLRNIDRYQEQKNRKTVSLNEQKFLAEREEINADKEEEKELEELAKSNKPVFDPENFYNREVLAITVDLLQLTRLAKLN from the coding sequence ATGCGTCATATTCTCCCAGCCGTCCGCCGACTTTCGCTGAACCGCGTCTCGCTGGCAATGCTCGCCATGGCGGCTACGGCTCCGGGGGTTGCTTGGGCTGATCCCGTCGGACCGACGGATGATGATCACAACGTAACCAAGGCGGTGGTGCAGTTGCTTCGAAGCCAGCACATGTCGAAGCACCCGCTGGATAACGAAATCGGGCATCGCTTTCTGGATCGGTACTTGAAAATGCTCGATCCGATGAAGTTGTATTTTCAGCAGCAGGACGTCGACAGCTTCAAGATGCGTCAGGACGATCTCGACGAACTCACGCGCAAGGGGGACGTCAGCTTCGCCTACCAGGTGTTCAACGTCTTTTTGCAACGCGTCGATGAGTGCGTGAAATTGGCCGACGAGATCCTGAAGGACAATCTCGATTTCACGGTCGACGAGGACATGATCACCGATCCCGACGCCACGCACTACGCTCGCAACAAGGCCGAGGCGCGTGACTTCTGGCGCAAGCGCATCAAGTATGACCTGCTGGTACTGAAAGCCGGCAAGACCAAGAAGGCAACTACCGAACATTCTCCGAAAGACGACACCACGCCGGCCGAAGCGGCCAAGCCGCCCGAGGACCCGCGCGAGAAGCTGTCGAAGCGATACCACAACTTCGCCCGTCGTATGCACCAGTACGACAGCGACGAGCTGCTAGAGGTCTATTTGACGGCCCTCTCCACGGCCTTCGATCCCCACACTTCGTACATGTCGAAGCATACGCTGGAGAACTTCGAGATCGAGATGCGCTTGCAACTCGACGGCATCGGCGCGGCCCTGATGGCTGGCGACGATGGCTACACCCAGGTCACGAAGGTCGTGCCCGGCGGCGCCGCCGACAAGGATGGACGTCTGAAGGCTGACGACAAGGTGATCGGCGTCGGCCAAGGCCGCGATGGACCGATCGAAGACATCGTGAACATGAAGCTCTCGGACGTCGTGCAGAAGATTCGCGGTCGCCGCGGCACGGTCGTGCGACTGGAAGTCATTCCGAACGGCTCGAGCGAGAAGCGCGTCTACGACATTACTCGCGATGAAATCAAGCTCACCGACAGCGAAGCCCGGGCCCGCATCATCGACGAGACCAAGGGGGGGCAAACCTACAAGATCGGCGTGATCGATCTGCCGAGCTTCTACATGGACATGGAAGGTGCCCGCCGCGATCTGCCCGACTTCAAGAGCACGACGCGCGACGTGCGACGCATTCTCGACGATTTCAAGTCGAAGGGCGTGCAGGCCGTCGTACTCGATCTGCGCATGAATGGCGGCGGCAGCCTGCCCGAGGCCATCAGCTTGACCGGGCTGTTCATCGACGAAGGGCCCGTCGTGCAAGTCAAGGACTCAGAGGGCCGCGTGCAACAATACGACGACCTGGAGCGTGGCGTCGCCTGGGACGGCCCACTGGTGGTCCTGACCAGCAAGTTCAGCGCGAGCGCCAGCGAAATCTTCGCCGGTGCCATTCAGGACTATCACCGCGGACTGGTCGTGGGGGACAAATCGACGCACGGTAAAGGTACCGTGCAAAGTCTGCTCGACCTGTCGCGGCAGTTCTTCGGACGCATTCCGAACGCCCCGCAATTGGGCGCTCTGAAGATCACGATGCAGCAGTTCTATCGGCCCGACGGCGACAGCACACAGAATCGTGGCGTGGTTTCCGACATCGAGCTGCCTTCGCTCACGAGCGTCGCCGCGATGGGCGAATCCGACTTGGATTATGCCCTCAGCTTCGACAAAGTGGACGAAGTCCCCTATCGCCGGTCGCCCAATGTCGACTCCCATTTGATCAACCAACTGACAAAGCTTTCGGCCGAGCGCCGCAGTGGATCGACCGAGTTCCAAGGCGTGCTGCGGAACATCGATCGTTACCAAGAGCAGAAGAACCGCAAAACGGTCTCGCTGAACGAGCAGAAGTTCCTCGCCGAGCGCGAGGAAATCAATGCCGACAAGGAAGAAGAAAAGGAACTCGAAGAGCTGGCCAAGAGCAATAAGCCGGTCTTCGATCCCGAGAACTTCTACAACCGCGAAGTGCTGGCGATCACGGTCGACCTCTTGCAACTGACGCGGCTGGCCAAGCTGAACTAA
- a CDS encoding sirohydrochlorin chelatase: protein MDVSTAQTLDRSRPDGLIVVGHGTRDDRGCAEFAELVNLVTGLAPKTTVEGCFLELVEPDLIGGVERAIRRGARRLAVVPLLLVSAGHAKRDIPRLVAAAAAQFPEATIEQRPHLGSHAAISELAQRRYEESLKNLPPRPNDQTLLVVVGRGTKDEGANAALGAFARQRAAQTGAGRHETCFLAMAEPSLERALGLLPQLALPRIVVEPHLLFQGELLDRIRGMVAAAAARWPAREFVVTDRLGPDSDLAEAILELAGIVKPPAAQP from the coding sequence ATGGACGTATCCACCGCGCAGACACTCGACCGCTCGCGCCCCGATGGTCTCATCGTTGTGGGGCATGGCACGCGCGATGATCGCGGGTGCGCTGAGTTCGCCGAGCTAGTGAACCTGGTCACGGGACTCGCGCCCAAGACGACCGTCGAGGGGTGCTTCCTCGAGCTGGTCGAGCCGGATCTGATCGGCGGCGTCGAACGGGCCATCCGACGCGGCGCAAGGCGGCTGGCGGTGGTGCCACTGCTCTTAGTTTCGGCCGGGCACGCCAAACGCGATATCCCGCGACTGGTCGCGGCGGCGGCGGCCCAATTTCCCGAGGCCACGATCGAGCAACGGCCACATCTCGGCTCGCACGCGGCGATCAGCGAATTAGCGCAGCGCCGCTACGAGGAGTCACTCAAGAATCTGCCGCCACGGCCGAATGACCAGACGCTGCTCGTTGTGGTCGGCCGCGGCACGAAGGACGAAGGTGCCAACGCGGCACTCGGCGCCTTTGCCCGGCAGCGAGCAGCGCAAACCGGTGCCGGCCGACACGAAACCTGCTTCTTGGCAATGGCGGAACCTTCGCTCGAGCGTGCTTTGGGCTTATTGCCGCAGTTGGCCTTGCCGCGGATCGTGGTCGAACCGCACCTGCTTTTTCAAGGAGAGCTACTCGATCGAATTCGTGGCATGGTCGCCGCGGCCGCGGCCCGATGGCCCGCACGCGAGTTCGTCGTAACCGACCGTCTGGGGCCCGATTCCGACCTTGCTGAAGCGATTTTGGAACTTGCAGGAATCGTCAAGCCACCCGCGGCACAACCCTGA
- a CDS encoding sigma 54-interacting transcriptional regulator, producing MPPLYTYLTMTIGPQAGMNFLLHEARECRIGRGEECTITLLDPICSRVHAVLSCRDRTWRVRDAGSRNGTFVNEQKVDEAVLAEGHSVRIGACEFTFHQTEQPPTAGSVVADKGKETIVRDTVMGSFLGEELALSAIQDSEQAQDLLLLYQLSIKLLGCADPQEVIRESLDLLRTRTNASVVGFLWVSDDGHLKPKLVIPESAAKQVALSESLTRLVSDEGHAVWTANQRSAPEDDRPQDFADAFCVPLVQSGAVLGAIHVYLDHGRFRQSEFEFAISVANISAVALARARHEESLSSDFARLKATSPGYDELVGDCTGMRDLKAKLCRLARATGCVLVRGESGTGKELVARAIHRASPRADRPMLTVNCAAIPADIMESQLFGHKAGSFTGASTDHAGYFRQADLGTLFLDEVGELTLAGQSKLLRILEGHPFLPVGSSQEVSVDVRVIAATNRDLLSYVREKKFREDLYYRLSVFEVVIPPLRERGADIGLLVDFFLEHFRQQHGRPGLELSPGAKAKLLAYQWPGNVRQLRNVIDSAVVLAMGKTIDEQDLGLQDAGATGELDSLRMDVWEQRLIVEALKRTAGNVPEAAKLLGVGRATIYRKIEEYGIVRR from the coding sequence ATGCCCCCGCTGTACACGTATTTGACCATGACCATCGGGCCGCAAGCAGGCATGAATTTCCTGCTGCACGAGGCCCGCGAGTGCCGGATCGGGCGGGGCGAGGAATGCACGATCACGCTTCTGGACCCGATCTGCTCGCGCGTCCACGCCGTGCTGTCCTGCCGCGATCGAACCTGGCGGGTGCGCGACGCCGGCAGCCGCAACGGCACCTTCGTCAACGAACAGAAAGTCGACGAGGCCGTGCTGGCCGAGGGGCATTCGGTGCGCATCGGTGCCTGCGAATTCACTTTCCACCAGACCGAGCAGCCCCCCACAGCCGGCTCCGTCGTCGCCGACAAAGGCAAGGAAACCATTGTCCGCGATACGGTCATGGGAAGCTTCCTCGGTGAGGAGCTCGCACTTTCCGCCATCCAGGATTCGGAGCAGGCGCAAGATCTCTTGCTCCTCTATCAGCTCAGCATCAAGCTCTTAGGTTGTGCTGACCCACAAGAAGTGATTCGCGAGTCGCTTGATCTGCTGCGAACGCGCACCAATGCGTCGGTCGTCGGCTTCTTGTGGGTTAGCGATGACGGCCATTTGAAGCCAAAGCTCGTCATCCCCGAATCGGCCGCCAAGCAAGTTGCGTTGAGCGAATCGCTTACGCGGCTGGTCTCGGACGAGGGGCACGCCGTGTGGACCGCCAACCAACGCTCAGCGCCCGAAGATGATCGGCCGCAGGACTTTGCCGATGCGTTTTGCGTACCGCTCGTGCAATCCGGCGCCGTGCTGGGCGCCATCCACGTTTATCTCGATCACGGTCGCTTCCGGCAATCGGAATTCGAATTCGCGATCTCGGTCGCCAACATCTCGGCCGTGGCGCTGGCGCGAGCGCGGCACGAAGAATCGCTGTCGAGCGATTTTGCGCGGCTCAAAGCCACCTCGCCCGGCTACGACGAACTGGTCGGCGATTGCACGGGCATGCGCGACTTGAAGGCCAAGCTCTGCCGCCTGGCGCGCGCCACCGGCTGCGTACTGGTGCGCGGCGAAAGTGGTACCGGCAAGGAACTGGTCGCACGCGCCATCCACCGCGCCAGCCCGCGCGCCGATCGGCCGATGTTGACCGTCAATTGTGCCGCGATTCCGGCCGACATCATGGAAAGCCAGTTGTTCGGTCACAAGGCCGGCTCGTTTACCGGCGCCTCGACGGATCATGCCGGCTATTTCCGCCAGGCCGACCTGGGAACGCTCTTTCTCGACGAAGTGGGCGAGCTGACGCTGGCCGGGCAATCGAAGCTGCTGAGAATTCTCGAAGGGCACCCGTTTTTGCCCGTCGGTTCGAGCCAGGAGGTGAGCGTGGACGTCCGCGTGATCGCCGCCACGAACCGCGACCTGCTCTCGTACGTGCGCGAAAAGAAGTTCCGCGAAGATCTGTATTACCGACTCAGCGTGTTCGAGGTCGTGATTCCGCCGCTGCGTGAGCGCGGTGCCGATATTGGCCTGTTGGTCGATTTTTTCCTGGAACATTTTCGCCAGCAGCACGGCCGGCCAGGGCTCGAGCTTTCGCCCGGAGCCAAGGCCAAGCTGCTCGCCTATCAATGGCCCGGCAACGTGCGCCAGTTGCGCAACGTGATCGATAGCGCTGTCGTCCTGGCGATGGGCAAAACCATCGACGAGCAGGACCTGGGGCTGCAGGATGCCGGCGCCACGGGTGAACTCGATTCGCTGCGCATGGACGTGTGGGAGCAGCGCCTGATCGTCGAGGCCCTCAAGCGCACCGCCGGCAACGTTCCTGAGGCGGCCAAGCTGCTGGGCGTGGGGCGCGCCACGATTTACCGTAAGATCGAAGAATACGGCATCGTGCGGCGTTAA
- a CDS encoding PQQ-binding-like beta-propeller repeat protein, which produces MKAITAHLLYLVCLGAIVHLGATSSSGQEWSRFRGPNGTGISDAKSIPTTWTEKDYNWRVELPGIGHSSPVLWGDRIFLTSAIEDSAERILLCLNAADGRIMWERHYPSEVHEKHLRNSFATPSAACDEEHAYFVWSTPAEYTLVAMSHDGQEKWKLNLGPYSSQHSAGPSPIVYKDLLVLGNDQDGESSLLAFDRHTGKLRWQTPREHEFVSYATPCVLAREGMPDELIFLSGAHGVSGIDPTSGKTNWELDVFDKRTCASPVLTEGMIWGSCGSGGGGNYVAAIRPGTPDGAIKPQEVWKITDSAPYVPTMIGQGDLVFMWSDKGVVACVKASTGQILWKQRVGGNFSGSPVCVNDRLYCIAEDGEVVVLAASEQYELIAKQPLGEDSRSTPAVAGGRMYLRTYSHLISLGGRK; this is translated from the coding sequence ATGAAAGCAATCACCGCGCATCTTTTGTACCTTGTTTGCCTCGGCGCGATCGTGCATCTGGGGGCAACGTCGTCCAGTGGGCAAGAATGGTCGCGCTTCCGTGGTCCCAACGGCACGGGCATCAGCGATGCCAAGTCGATCCCAACGACATGGACCGAAAAGGACTACAACTGGCGCGTCGAGCTGCCGGGGATCGGTCATTCGTCACCGGTGTTGTGGGGTGATCGCATTTTTCTCACGAGTGCCATCGAGGATAGCGCCGAGAGGATTCTGCTGTGTCTGAACGCCGCCGATGGCCGGATCATGTGGGAGCGGCACTATCCGTCGGAAGTACACGAAAAGCACTTGCGCAACAGCTTCGCCACGCCGAGCGCCGCCTGTGACGAAGAGCACGCGTATTTCGTCTGGTCGACGCCGGCCGAATATACGCTGGTGGCGATGAGCCATGACGGCCAGGAAAAGTGGAAGCTGAACCTCGGCCCCTACTCGAGCCAGCACAGCGCCGGCCCTTCGCCGATTGTCTACAAGGACCTGCTGGTGCTCGGCAACGACCAGGATGGCGAGAGTTCGCTGCTGGCCTTCGACCGGCACACCGGCAAATTGCGATGGCAGACGCCGCGAGAGCACGAATTCGTTTCCTATGCCACGCCCTGCGTGCTCGCGCGCGAGGGGATGCCCGACGAACTGATTTTTCTCTCCGGCGCGCACGGCGTGTCGGGGATTGATCCGACGTCGGGAAAGACGAACTGGGAGCTTGACGTTTTCGACAAGCGCACCTGCGCTTCGCCGGTACTCACCGAGGGCATGATCTGGGGGAGCTGCGGTTCAGGCGGAGGCGGGAACTACGTGGCGGCCATCCGCCCCGGCACGCCCGACGGCGCGATCAAGCCTCAGGAGGTGTGGAAGATCACGGATTCGGCGCCCTATGTCCCAACGATGATCGGTCAAGGGGATCTCGTCTTCATGTGGAGCGACAAAGGCGTCGTGGCGTGCGTGAAAGCTTCAACCGGGCAGATCCTGTGGAAGCAGCGCGTGGGGGGAAATTTCTCAGGCTCGCCCGTCTGCGTGAACGATCGTCTGTATTGCATCGCCGAAGATGGCGAAGTCGTCGTCCTTGCAGCCAGCGAGCAGTACGAACTGATCGCAAAACAGCCTCTGGGCGAAGACAGCCGAAGCACTCCGGCCGTGGCCGGCGGCCGCATGTACCTGCGCACCTACTCGCACCTGATTTCGCTGGGCGGGAGGAAATAA